A genomic region of Trifolium pratense cultivar HEN17-A07 linkage group LG3, ARS_RC_1.1, whole genome shotgun sequence contains the following coding sequences:
- the LOC123918290 gene encoding putative F-box/LRR-repeat protein 23 yields MTSNILQRLGAVEILTNVRNVCPYWWNICKDPSLWRNIDMGTFHLYFEYSVRGAPDFDRLVKICQHAVDLSCGHLEKIHIYRFGTDDLLHYIADRASNLRSIHLYSCIRISDEGLCEVAKKFPFLEEVDISNGFQSPKSLEVIGQSCPLLKSLTYYGMSYFTWDHAAFVIANTMPGLRHLDIHGNRLTDVGLIAILDGCPLLESLDIRGCSNLEFSGNLWKRLHNQIKDLEIKEHSNNFELEYAYSDSNFKW; encoded by the exons ATGACATCAAACATTCTCCAAAGGCTCGGTGCTGTTGAAATTCTGACGAACGTTCGCAATGTGTGTCCTTATTGGTGGAACATTTGCAAAGATCCTTCCCTGTGGCGCAATATTGACATGGGAACTTTTCATCTTTACTTTGAATATTCTGTTCGTGGGGCTCCTGATTTTGATCGTTTGGTCAAGATCTGTCAACATGCTGTTGACCTAAGTTGTGGTcatttggaaaaaattcatatttacaGATTTGGTACTGATGATCTTCTTCATTACATTGCTGATAG GGCAAGTAACTTAAGGAGCATACATCTCTATTCATGCATTAGAATTTCTGATGAAGGATTGTGTGAAGTTGCGAAGAAGTTTCCATTTTTAGAAGAGGTTGACATTTCAAATGGCTTCCAATCTCCGAAATCTCTTGAGGTTATCGGCCAAAGTTGCCCTCTTTTGAAATCGCTAACATATTATGGAATGTCATATTTCACATGGGATCATGCAGCATTTGTTATTGCAAACACAATGCCTGGTCTACGCCATCTTGATATTCATGGAAACCGTCTCACCGATGTTGGACTGATTGCTATTCTTGATGGATGCCCTCTTCTTGAATCTCTTGACATTAGAGGATGTTCTAATTTGGAATTCAGTGGAAACTTGTGGAAAAGGTTGCATAATCAGATAAAAGATTTAGAAATTAAGGAGCACTCTAATAATTTTGAACTAGAGTATGCATATTcagattcaaatttcaaatggtAA